In Neorhizobium sp. NCHU2750, a single genomic region encodes these proteins:
- a CDS encoding Re/Si-specific NAD(P)(+) transhydrogenase subunit alpha has translation MKIGVLRERADREARVGMTPDSALALQKLGYDCLIETGAGKAAGFVDEAYRAAGVTVVETADALIAGSDVIAKVRPPEVAEVDKLGPGKTLISFFYPAQNKDLLEQAKAKGANVIAMDMVPRISRAQKMDALSSMANIAGYRAVIEAGNNFGRFFTGQVTAAGKVPPAKVLVIGAGVAGLAAIGTATSLGAITYAFDVRPEVAEQIESMGAEFVFLDFKEQQQDGAATGGYAAPSSPEFREKQLEKFRELAPQIDIVITTALIPGRDAPKLWTADMVALMKPGSVIIDLAAERGGNCDLTVADERVVSENGVIVIGYTDFPSRMAAQSSTLYSTNIRHMMTDLTPAKDGVVVHNMEDDVIRGATVTKDGEITFPPPPPKIQAIAAQKPKEKARELTPEEKRAKEVTAFKAQTKNQAILLAVATVLLLVVGAYAPSSFMSHFVVFVLSCFIGFQVIWNVSHSLHTPLMAVTNAISGIVILGALLQIGSGNWLVVILGALSVLVATINIVGGFLVTRRMLAMFQKS, from the coding sequence TTGAAGATAGGGGTTCTGAGAGAACGCGCAGACCGCGAGGCACGCGTTGGGATGACGCCGGACAGTGCTCTGGCCTTGCAGAAGCTTGGCTACGACTGTTTGATCGAGACAGGAGCCGGCAAGGCGGCAGGCTTTGTCGATGAGGCCTATCGTGCCGCAGGGGTCACGGTGGTCGAGACCGCCGATGCGTTGATCGCAGGCTCTGACGTGATCGCCAAGGTGCGGCCGCCGGAAGTTGCCGAAGTCGACAAGCTCGGCCCCGGCAAGACGCTGATCTCCTTCTTCTATCCGGCGCAGAACAAGGACCTGCTGGAACAGGCAAAGGCCAAGGGCGCCAATGTCATCGCCATGGACATGGTGCCGCGCATTTCGCGTGCCCAGAAGATGGACGCGCTGTCGTCGATGGCCAACATCGCCGGCTACCGCGCCGTCATCGAGGCCGGCAACAATTTCGGCCGCTTCTTCACCGGCCAGGTCACGGCTGCAGGCAAGGTGCCGCCGGCCAAGGTCCTGGTCATCGGTGCCGGCGTTGCAGGCCTTGCCGCGATCGGCACCGCCACCTCGCTCGGTGCCATCACCTATGCCTTCGACGTTCGCCCGGAAGTGGCCGAACAGATCGAATCCATGGGCGCCGAATTCGTCTTCCTCGACTTCAAGGAACAGCAGCAGGATGGCGCCGCCACCGGTGGCTATGCCGCTCCTTCCTCTCCCGAGTTCCGCGAGAAGCAGCTGGAAAAATTCCGCGAACTGGCGCCGCAGATCGATATCGTCATCACCACGGCACTGATCCCCGGTCGTGATGCACCAAAGCTCTGGACCGCCGACATGGTGGCCCTGATGAAGCCGGGTTCGGTCATCATCGACCTTGCCGCCGAACGCGGCGGCAATTGCGATCTCACCGTCGCCGACGAACGCGTGGTGTCGGAGAACGGCGTCATCGTTATCGGTTACACCGACTTCCCGAGCCGCATGGCCGCCCAGTCCTCGACGCTCTATTCGACCAATATCCGTCACATGATGACGGACCTGACGCCGGCAAAGGACGGTGTTGTCGTCCACAACATGGAAGACGACGTCATCCGCGGCGCGACCGTGACCAAGGATGGCGAGATTACCTTCCCGCCGCCGCCGCCAAAAATCCAGGCGATTGCCGCCCAGAAGCCGAAGGAGAAGGCCAGGGAGCTGACGCCTGAGGAAAAGCGGGCGAAGGAAGTCACAGCCTTCAAGGCGCAGACCAAGAACCAGGCCATTCTTCTGGCCGTCGCCACCGTGCTTTTGCTCGTCGTTGGCGCCTATGCGCCATCGAGCTTCATGAGCCATTTCGTCGTCTTCGTGCTCTCCTGTTTCATCGGCTTCCAGGTCATCTGGAACGTCTCGCATTCGCTGCATACGCCGCTGATGGCCGTCACCAACGCCATTTCCGGCATCGTCATCCTCGGTGCACTGCTGCAGATCGGCTCGGGCAACTGGCTGGTCGTCATCCTCGGCGCTCTGTCGGTTCTGGTCGCGACGATCAACATCGTCGGCGGTTTTCTCGTGACACGGCGCATGCTCGCCATGTTCCAGAAGTCTTGA
- a CDS encoding type I secretion system permease/ATPase produces MDSARATAERPSETGGEKVTALPPQNPQDAPSGSPPDNRPKDWIEIMGLLAQHYGIAHSKFAASHVSIMQEAIPPVQRIEKLARRFGLEARPVEPLVDGITARRLPLLIELSYGDIGLITELNDGEAKIIFAGDNGHWTWIPLSELDGLVTHLLMARDARTRPDERIDAYIAPDTHHWFRHLALGDLRPYAYVLLASLVANALSVAGVIFSMQVYDRVIPANSMNTLVVLFIGVGVAVIFDFMMRKVRTAIIDVIGKRADIRISDVVYGHALRVKNRQRPKATGTFISQLRDLEQVRELLTSTTVSAIADLPFFFLFLGLFAFIGGWLAVIPASALVLLIAPGVLAQRKLKRNASLAMRESSLRNAMLVESIQGIEDIKALQAEDVFQKKWNAFNAASADAQVKLRDITSTLTGWGHGVQTSTFAVIVFFGAPIVMAGDMSTGALVACSILGSRMIAPMAQLTHVLSRLQHARIGLQSLNTIMKMPVDHPPAEARLSVGSLLGEYRFRKAIFHYGEAVGRPALTLPDFKIEAGATIALLGKNGAGKSTLLQALSGQLEAHSGEALVDNLAIDHIDPSDLRREVGLLTQNSRLFHGTIRDNVLLGAQNASQNTLLEALQMTGADEFIRALPKGVDHLIDEGGRGLSGGQQQALLLSRLLIRNPSVVLLDEPTASMDEATERQFIRRFAAWSKNKTIVIATHRMRVLDLVERVVALDGGRVVLDAPKEEALRVLKGEGQKPGQDARKTLHSVRNEE; encoded by the coding sequence ATGGATAGCGCGCGGGCAACAGCGGAAAGACCCTCGGAAACCGGGGGGGAAAAGGTCACGGCCCTTCCCCCGCAGAACCCGCAGGATGCTCCGTCTGGCAGCCCGCCCGACAACCGGCCGAAAGACTGGATCGAGATCATGGGGTTGCTGGCGCAGCACTATGGCATCGCCCATTCGAAATTCGCAGCAAGCCACGTCTCGATCATGCAGGAAGCGATCCCGCCGGTTCAACGGATCGAAAAGCTTGCCCGCCGCTTCGGGCTGGAGGCAAGACCTGTCGAACCTCTGGTAGACGGCATTACCGCGCGCCGCCTGCCGCTGCTAATCGAACTCAGCTATGGCGACATTGGCCTCATCACCGAACTGAACGACGGCGAGGCGAAGATCATCTTCGCCGGCGACAATGGTCACTGGACCTGGATCCCGCTCTCCGAACTCGATGGCCTCGTCACCCATCTTCTGATGGCCCGTGACGCCCGCACAAGACCGGACGAGCGGATCGATGCCTATATCGCCCCTGATACCCATCACTGGTTCCGTCACCTCGCCTTGGGCGATCTCAGACCCTATGCCTATGTCCTGCTGGCTTCGCTCGTCGCCAACGCGCTTTCGGTGGCAGGTGTCATCTTCTCGATGCAGGTCTATGACCGGGTTATCCCGGCCAATTCGATGAACACGCTGGTCGTGCTGTTCATCGGTGTCGGCGTCGCCGTGATCTTCGACTTCATGATGCGCAAGGTCCGGACCGCCATTATCGACGTCATCGGAAAACGCGCCGACATCAGGATATCGGACGTGGTCTATGGCCATGCGCTGAGGGTTAAGAACCGCCAGCGCCCGAAGGCGACCGGCACCTTCATCTCCCAGCTCCGCGATCTCGAACAGGTCCGCGAGCTCTTGACCTCCACCACCGTCTCGGCGATTGCCGACCTGCCCTTCTTCTTCCTCTTCCTCGGCCTCTTCGCCTTCATCGGCGGCTGGCTTGCCGTCATTCCGGCATCGGCGCTGGTGCTCCTCATTGCACCGGGCGTGCTGGCGCAGAGAAAACTCAAGCGCAATGCCAGCCTTGCCATGCGCGAATCCTCGCTGCGCAATGCCATGCTGGTAGAATCGATCCAAGGTATCGAGGACATCAAGGCACTGCAGGCCGAAGACGTCTTCCAGAAGAAATGGAACGCCTTCAATGCCGCGAGTGCCGATGCGCAGGTGAAGCTGCGCGACATTACGAGCACGCTGACCGGCTGGGGCCATGGCGTCCAGACCAGCACCTTTGCCGTCATCGTCTTCTTCGGCGCCCCGATCGTCATGGCGGGCGACATGAGCACCGGCGCACTCGTTGCCTGCTCCATCCTCGGCTCGCGAATGATCGCGCCGATGGCGCAGCTCACCCATGTCTTGAGCCGCCTGCAGCACGCCCGCATCGGCCTGCAGAGCCTCAATACGATCATGAAGATGCCGGTCGACCATCCGCCGGCGGAGGCACGGCTGTCGGTCGGCTCGCTGCTCGGCGAATACCGTTTCCGCAAGGCGATCTTCCATTATGGCGAGGCGGTCGGCCGCCCGGCACTGACCTTGCCGGATTTCAAGATCGAGGCCGGTGCGACCATTGCCCTTCTCGGCAAGAACGGCGCCGGCAAATCGACCCTGTTGCAGGCGCTCTCCGGCCAGCTTGAGGCCCATTCGGGCGAGGCGCTGGTCGACAATCTCGCAATCGACCACATCGATCCGTCCGACCTGAGGCGCGAAGTCGGATTGCTTACCCAGAATTCCCGCCTCTTCCACGGCACGATCCGCGACAACGTTTTGCTCGGCGCACAGAATGCCTCGCAGAATACCCTGCTCGAAGCCCTGCAGATGACCGGCGCCGACGAATTCATCCGCGCGCTTCCCAAGGGTGTCGATCACCTGATCGACGAGGGCGGTCGCGGCCTTTCCGGCGGACAGCAGCAGGCGCTGCTGCTCTCGCGCCTGCTGATCCGCAACCCGTCCGTCGTGCTGCTCGACGAGCCGACCGCCTCGATGGACGAGGCAACCGAGCGGCAGTTCATCCGCCGTTTCGCCGCCTGGTCGAAGAACAAGACGATCGTCATCGCCACCCACCGCATGCGCGTGCTGGATCTCGTCGAGCGCGTCGTGGCGCTGGATGGCGGCCGGGTAGTGCTGGATGCACCGAAGGAAGAGGCTTTGCGCGTGCTGAAGGGCGAAGGCCAGAAGCCCGGTCAGGATGCCCGCAAGACCTTGCACAGCGTCAGGAACGAGGAATAG
- a CDS encoding HlyD family efflux transporter periplasmic adaptor subunit translates to MSIARLNDESWQFGGDDEVRLSKAKTVVKVFVAFILVGLLWSYFAVLDEVSTGDGKVVPISKEQVIQSLEGGIVSKLFVQENQIVERGQLIAQLDPTVTESGVGESAAKYRAALASSARLTAEVNQTPLNFPDELKAYPDLIASETRLYEARRSNLNETLQWIEESLKLTKQELDVNEGLSKMGAASSVEIIRLKREQAELELKKVETSSKYVVDAREELSKANADVTSLSSVIKGRSDSLTRLTLRSPVRGIVKNIEVSTIGGVVPPNGKLMDIIPLGDQLMIEARILPRDIAFIHPDQDAMVKITAYDYAIYGGLPGKVVTISPDTIQDEVDPQIYYYRVFVKTEKDALENHAGKQFPISPGMVATVDIHTGEKSVLDYLIKPFNKAREAMRER, encoded by the coding sequence ATGTCGATCGCAAGACTGAACGACGAGAGCTGGCAGTTCGGCGGCGACGACGAGGTCCGTCTCTCCAAGGCGAAAACCGTGGTGAAGGTCTTCGTCGCCTTCATTCTCGTCGGCCTCTTATGGTCCTATTTCGCCGTGCTGGACGAGGTCTCGACCGGCGACGGCAAGGTCGTGCCGATCAGCAAGGAACAGGTCATCCAGTCACTCGAAGGCGGTATCGTTTCCAAGCTCTTCGTGCAGGAAAACCAGATCGTCGAGCGCGGCCAGCTGATCGCCCAGCTCGATCCGACCGTCACCGAATCCGGCGTCGGTGAATCCGCCGCCAAATACCGGGCGGCCCTGGCGAGCTCCGCGAGGCTGACCGCGGAAGTCAACCAGACGCCGCTCAACTTCCCTGACGAACTGAAAGCCTATCCCGACCTCATCGCCTCGGAGACGAGGCTCTACGAGGCCCGCCGCAGCAATCTGAACGAAACGCTGCAATGGATCGAAGAATCACTGAAGCTGACGAAACAGGAACTCGACGTCAACGAGGGTCTTTCCAAGATGGGCGCCGCCAGTAGTGTGGAAATCATCCGCCTCAAGCGCGAACAGGCCGAGCTCGAGCTGAAAAAGGTCGAGACCAGCAGCAAATACGTGGTCGATGCCCGCGAGGAACTGTCCAAGGCCAATGCGGATGTCACCTCGCTGTCCTCCGTCATCAAGGGCCGCTCCGACAGTCTCACGCGCCTGACGCTGCGGTCTCCGGTGCGTGGCATCGTCAAGAATATCGAGGTCTCCACCATTGGCGGCGTCGTGCCGCCGAACGGCAAGCTGATGGATATCATCCCGCTCGGCGACCAGCTGATGATCGAGGCGCGCATCCTGCCGCGCGACATCGCCTTCATCCATCCGGACCAGGATGCGATGGTCAAGATCACCGCCTATGACTACGCCATCTATGGCGGGCTTCCCGGCAAGGTCGTGACCATTTCGCCCGATACGATCCAGGACGAGGTCGATCCGCAGATCTATTACTACCGCGTCTTCGTCAAGACCGAGAAGGACGCGCTGGAAAACCACGCCGGCAAGCAATTCCCCATCTCGCCGGGCATGGTCGCAACCGTCGACATCCATACGGGCGAGAAGAGCGTTCTGGATTACCTGATCAAGCCGTTCAACAAGGCGCGCGAGGCGATGCGGGAGCGCTGA
- a CDS encoding NAD(P)(+) transhydrogenase (Re/Si-specific) subunit beta has translation MTIGIVSAAYISSAVLFILSLGGLSGQESAKRAVWYGIIGMALAVIATFFGPGVATSFGIGLIILIMVAAGSIAGYYVANRVQMTEMPQLVAALHSFVGLAAVFIGYNAHIEAWRVGGLDEAGRAALEGFSAIIAHKDPVELAIMKVEVFLGVFIGAVTFTGSVVAFGKLAGKVDGKAKKLPGGHVLNAGAAILSFMLLLCYFGGGGAWTLIAMTLLAFFIGYHLIMGIGGADMPVVVSMLNSYSGWAAAAIGFTLGNDLLIVTGALVGSSGAILSYIMCKAMNRSFVSVILGGFGGTTGPAMAIEGEQIAIDAEGVANALNDADSVIIVPGYGMAVAQAQQAVSELTRKLRAAGKEVRFAIHPVAGRLPGHMNVLLAEAKVPYDIVMEMDEINDDFPNTDVVIVIGSNDIVNPAAQEDPNSPIAGMPVLEVWKAKQVFVSKRGQGTGYSGIENPLFYKENTRMFYGDAKKSVSELLPMIK, from the coding sequence ATGACGATCGGTATCGTTTCGGCCGCCTATATCTCTTCGGCTGTTCTTTTCATCCTGTCGCTCGGCGGCCTTTCCGGTCAGGAGAGCGCCAAGCGCGCCGTCTGGTACGGCATTATCGGCATGGCGCTCGCCGTCATCGCCACCTTCTTCGGCCCGGGCGTGGCCACCAGTTTCGGTATCGGCCTGATCATCCTGATCATGGTCGCCGCCGGTTCCATCGCCGGCTATTATGTCGCCAACCGCGTGCAGATGACGGAAATGCCGCAGCTTGTCGCTGCCCTCCACTCCTTCGTCGGCCTTGCCGCCGTCTTCATCGGCTACAATGCCCATATCGAAGCCTGGCGTGTCGGCGGGCTGGACGAGGCTGGCCGTGCAGCGCTTGAAGGCTTCTCCGCCATCATCGCCCACAAGGATCCGGTCGAGCTTGCGATCATGAAGGTCGAGGTCTTTCTCGGCGTCTTCATCGGTGCGGTCACCTTCACCGGTTCGGTCGTCGCCTTCGGCAAGCTGGCCGGCAAGGTCGATGGCAAGGCGAAGAAACTGCCCGGCGGCCATGTGCTGAATGCCGGTGCTGCGATCCTCTCCTTCATGCTGCTGCTCTGCTATTTCGGCGGCGGCGGTGCATGGACGCTGATCGCAATGACGTTGCTCGCCTTCTTCATCGGCTATCACCTGATCATGGGCATTGGCGGCGCCGACATGCCGGTCGTCGTCTCGATGCTGAACAGCTATTCCGGCTGGGCCGCGGCAGCGATCGGCTTCACCCTCGGCAACGATCTTCTGATCGTCACCGGCGCATTGGTCGGCTCGTCCGGCGCGATCCTCTCCTACATCATGTGCAAGGCGATGAACCGTTCCTTCGTCTCGGTCATCCTCGGCGGCTTCGGCGGCACGACCGGTCCGGCCATGGCAATCGAGGGCGAACAGATCGCCATCGATGCCGAAGGTGTGGCCAATGCCCTGAACGATGCCGACAGTGTCATCATCGTCCCGGGCTATGGCATGGCAGTGGCGCAGGCGCAGCAGGCCGTCTCCGAACTGACCCGCAAGCTGCGTGCAGCCGGCAAGGAAGTCCGCTTTGCCATCCACCCGGTCGCCGGCCGTCTGCCGGGCCACATGAACGTGCTGCTCGCAGAAGCCAAGGTGCCCTACGACATCGTCATGGAAATGGACGAGATCAACGACGATTTCCCCAATACCGACGTCGTCATCGTCATCGGCTCCAACGACATCGTCAATCCGGCCGCCCAGGAAGACCCGAACTCGCCGATCGCCGGCATGCCGGTGCTCGAAGTCTGGAAGGCCAAGCAGGTCTTCGTCTCCAAGCGCGGCCAGGGTACGGGCTATTCCGGCATCGAGAACCCGCTCTTCTACAAGGAGAACACCCGCATGTTCTATGGCGACGCCAAGAAGTCGGTCTCCGAACTCCTGCCGATGATCAAGTAA